A portion of the Streptomyces sp. NBC_00376 genome contains these proteins:
- a CDS encoding Tex family protein translates to MTTSIEGRIAEELGVRERQVKAAVELLDGGSTVPFIARYRKEATEMLDDAQLRTLEERLRYLRELEDRRTAILDSVREQGKLDEALEAQIRAADTKARLEDIYLPFKPKRRTKAQIAREAGLEPLADGLLGDPSVEPLAAAAAFVDADKGVADGAAALEGARAILTERFSEDADLIGELRERMWTRGRLAAKVRDGKEEAGAKFADYFDFAEPFTALPSHRVLAMLRGEKEDVLDLVMEPEGPSETPGPSTYENMVARRFGVADRGRPGDKWLGDTVRWAWRTRILVHLGIDLRLRLRTAAEDEAVRVFASNLRDLLLAAPAGTRATLGLDPGFRTGVKVAVVDATGKVVATDVIHPHVPANKWDQSLATLERLAKAHDVDLIAIGNGTASRETDKLAGELIDKHPELKLTKVMVSEAGASVYSASAFASQELPDMDVSLRGAVSIARRLQDPLAELVKIDPKSIGVGQYQHDLSEVKLSRSLDAVVEDCVNGVGVDVNTASAPLLSRVSGIGSGLAENIVAHRDANGPFRSRKALKDVARLGPKAYEQCAGFLRIRGDDPLDASSVHPEAYPVVRAMVKRTGGDVASLIGNTGVLRSLRADDFVDEKFGLPTVSDILRELEKPGRDPRPAFKTATFKEGVEKIGDLASGMVLEGVVTNVAAFGAFVDIGVHQDGLVHVSAMSRTFVKDPRDVVKPGDIVKVKVMDVDVPRKRISLTLRLDDEAAAGAGSQGGGQRRERGERGSQGGRPPRQRQGQGGQDRDRRGGSGGGSARQAPAPVNSAMADALRRAGLTDPDRGGRKR, encoded by the coding sequence GTGACGACGTCCATCGAAGGCAGGATCGCCGAGGAGCTCGGCGTACGCGAACGGCAGGTGAAGGCGGCCGTCGAGCTGCTCGACGGCGGGTCGACCGTGCCGTTCATCGCGCGCTACCGCAAGGAAGCGACCGAGATGCTCGACGACGCGCAGCTGCGCACGTTGGAGGAGCGGCTGCGGTATCTGCGGGAGCTGGAGGACCGCCGGACGGCGATCCTCGACTCGGTGCGCGAGCAGGGCAAGCTGGACGAGGCGCTGGAGGCGCAGATCCGGGCCGCCGACACCAAGGCGCGCCTTGAGGACATCTATCTGCCGTTCAAGCCCAAGCGGCGCACCAAGGCGCAGATCGCCCGGGAGGCAGGGCTCGAACCGCTCGCCGACGGCCTGCTCGGGGACCCGTCGGTGGAGCCGCTCGCCGCTGCCGCCGCCTTCGTCGACGCCGACAAGGGCGTCGCGGACGGTGCGGCGGCGCTGGAGGGGGCCCGTGCCATCCTCACCGAGCGGTTCTCCGAGGACGCCGATCTGATCGGTGAGCTGCGTGAGCGCATGTGGACGCGCGGGCGGCTGGCGGCCAAGGTGCGGGACGGCAAGGAGGAGGCGGGCGCGAAGTTCGCCGACTACTTCGACTTCGCCGAGCCGTTCACCGCGCTGCCCTCGCACCGGGTGCTCGCGATGCTCCGGGGCGAGAAGGAGGACGTGCTCGACCTGGTCATGGAGCCGGAGGGGCCTTCCGAGACCCCGGGGCCGTCGACGTACGAGAACATGGTCGCCCGGCGCTTCGGCGTGGCCGACCGCGGCCGCCCCGGCGACAAGTGGCTCGGCGACACCGTGCGGTGGGCGTGGCGGACCCGGATCCTGGTGCACCTCGGCATCGATCTGCGGCTGCGGCTGCGCACCGCGGCGGAGGACGAGGCGGTACGCGTCTTCGCGTCGAACCTGCGCGATCTGCTGCTCGCCGCGCCGGCCGGGACGCGGGCCACGCTGGGGCTCGACCCCGGTTTCCGTACCGGTGTGAAGGTCGCCGTCGTCGACGCGACCGGCAAGGTCGTCGCGACGGACGTCATCCACCCGCACGTCCCGGCCAACAAGTGGGACCAGTCGCTGGCCACGCTGGAGCGGCTGGCGAAGGCCCACGACGTCGACCTGATCGCGATCGGCAACGGCACGGCTTCCCGCGAGACGGACAAGCTGGCCGGTGAACTCATCGACAAGCATCCGGAGTTGAAGCTCACCAAGGTGATGGTTTCCGAGGCCGGCGCCTCGGTGTACTCGGCTTCGGCCTTCGCCTCGCAGGAACTCCCCGACATGGACGTGTCGTTGCGCGGGGCGGTCTCCATCGCGCGGCGGCTGCAGGACCCGCTCGCCGAGCTGGTGAAGATCGATCCGAAGTCGATCGGGGTCGGCCAGTACCAGCACGACCTGTCCGAGGTGAAGCTGTCGCGCTCGCTGGACGCGGTCGTCGAGGACTGTGTGAACGGTGTCGGCGTCGACGTCAACACCGCGTCCGCACCGCTGCTTTCGCGGGTTTCGGGGATCGGCTCGGGGCTTGCGGAGAACATCGTCGCGCACCGCGACGCCAACGGCCCCTTCCGGTCCCGCAAGGCGCTCAAGGACGTGGCGCGGCTGGGCCCGAAGGCGTACGAGCAGTGCGCGGGCTTCCTGCGCATCCGGGGCGACGATCCGCTGGACGCGTCGAGCGTGCACCCGGAGGCGTATCCGGTGGTGCGGGCGATGGTGAAGCGGACCGGCGGCGACGTCGCCTCGCTGATCGGCAACACGGGGGTGCTGCGCTCGCTGCGGGCGGACGACTTCGTGGACGAGAAGTTCGGTCTGCCGACGGTCTCCGACATCCTGAGGGAGCTGGAGAAGCCGGGGCGCGACCCGCGGCCCGCGTTCAAGACGGCCACCTTCAAGGAGGGCGTCGAGAAGATCGGTGATCTGGCGTCCGGCATGGTGCTGGAGGGCGTCGTCACCAATGTCGCGGCGTTCGGTGCGTTCGTGGACATCGGTGTGCACCAGGACGGCCTGGTGCACGTGTCGGCGATGTCGCGGACGTTCGTGAAGGACCCGAGGGACGTCGTGAAGCCGGGCGACATCGTGAAGGTCAAGGTCATGGACGTCGACGTGCCTCGGAAGCGGATCTCGCTGACGCTGCGGCTGGACGACGAGGCCGCGGCCGGTGCGGGCTCCCAGGGCGGCGGCCAGCGGCGCGAGCGGGGTGAGCGCGGCAGCCAGGGCGGCCGGCCGCCGAGGCAGCGCCAGGGTCAGGGCGGCCAGGACCGCGACCGGCGCGGTGGCAGCGGTGGCGGCTCCGCCCGGCAGGCGCCGGCGCCGGTGAACAGCGCGATGGCGGACGCGCTGCGCCGGGCCGGGCTGACGGACCCGGACCGGGGCGGCCGGAAGCGGTAG
- a CDS encoding amidohydrolase family protein: MLITNVRPWGGEPCDIEIENGTITALTPHDPDRAVTGDTVAGRGRLALPSFSDVHCHLDSTRIGLPFRPHTGAPGVWAMTMNDRAHWREDEWSVAERATYTLGRMIERGTTRVRSYAQIDADCGLERFEGVLAAKEAHADRCEVEIMAFPQAGLLKEKGVPELMDRALTAGAAVVGGIDPCTLDRDPVRHLDIIFDLAERHRSPVDIHLHEPGALGVFSVDLILERVRALDMAGQVTLSHAYDLGGVDEATTRRLIEEFAELDIAMATVAPSQHRALPLADLTAAGVRVGLGEDGQRDFWSPYGNGDMLDRTWQLAFTNRYRADELIEHCMAVASRGGASILHPELPRLTSMADRPGVSMGDSADLLLVDGDTVTSAVMDRSGDRTVLHAGRVVADGLELVG, from the coding sequence ATGCTGATCACGAATGTCCGCCCCTGGGGCGGCGAGCCGTGCGACATCGAGATCGAGAACGGCACGATAACGGCGCTCACCCCGCACGATCCGGACCGTGCCGTGACCGGCGACACCGTGGCCGGACGGGGACGGCTCGCCCTGCCGTCGTTCTCCGACGTCCACTGCCACCTGGACTCCACCCGCATCGGGCTGCCCTTCCGCCCGCACACCGGCGCCCCCGGCGTCTGGGCCATGACCATGAACGACCGCGCCCACTGGCGCGAGGACGAGTGGAGCGTCGCGGAGCGGGCCACGTACACCCTGGGCCGCATGATCGAGCGCGGCACGACACGGGTCCGCAGCTACGCGCAGATCGACGCGGACTGCGGCCTGGAGCGGTTCGAGGGCGTGCTCGCCGCCAAGGAGGCGCACGCCGACCGGTGCGAGGTCGAGATCATGGCCTTCCCGCAGGCCGGCCTGCTCAAGGAGAAGGGCGTGCCGGAGCTGATGGACCGGGCGCTGACCGCGGGCGCGGCCGTCGTCGGCGGCATCGACCCCTGCACCCTCGACCGGGACCCGGTGCGCCACCTGGACATCATCTTCGACCTCGCCGAGCGCCATCGGTCGCCGGTCGACATCCACCTCCACGAGCCCGGTGCGCTGGGAGTGTTCAGCGTCGACCTCATCCTGGAGCGGGTGCGCGCCCTCGACATGGCCGGGCAGGTGACGCTCTCGCACGCGTACGACCTCGGCGGTGTCGACGAGGCGACGACGCGCCGGCTGATCGAGGAGTTCGCCGAGCTGGACATCGCGATGGCGACCGTCGCCCCCTCGCAGCACCGGGCGCTGCCGCTGGCCGATCTGACGGCCGCCGGGGTGCGGGTCGGCCTCGGCGAGGACGGCCAGCGCGACTTCTGGTCGCCGTACGGCAACGGGGACATGCTGGACCGCACCTGGCAGCTGGCCTTCACCAACCGCTACCGCGCCGACGAACTGATCGAGCACTGCATGGCCGTCGCGAGCCGTGGCGGCGCCTCGATCCTGCACCCCGAGCTGCCGCGCCTGACCTCGATGGCCGACCGGCCGGGCGTATCGATGGGCGACAGCGCCGACCTGCTGCTGGTCGACGGCGACACCGTGACGTCCGCCGTTATGGACCGCAGCGGCGACCGTACGGTGCTGCACGCCGGCCGCGTCGTCGCGGACGGCCTGGAGCTGGTGGGCTGA
- a CDS encoding GntR family transcriptional regulator, with product MTGAGTSHVAHAERTIRSRILGGEYPPGSRLRERELSDALGVSRIPVREALTRLTGEGLVLISPRRGASVRNLSLRDVAELFDLRLSLEVFAARRAAEACAAGRGGERLRELMEAAEDATRRGDTLEIPAANTALHAEIVAMTGNRLLQDALQPSLGLVQWLFTLTGGLEPRVQCTEHQDICAAIHAGKPDLADALAYAHIERGRGPSLTALAEVLPAE from the coding sequence GTGACCGGAGCCGGTACGTCCCACGTCGCGCACGCCGAGCGGACGATCCGCTCCCGCATCCTCGGCGGGGAGTACCCGCCGGGCTCGCGGCTGCGCGAACGCGAACTCTCCGACGCCCTGGGAGTGTCCCGCATTCCGGTCCGCGAAGCGCTCACCCGGCTGACGGGGGAGGGGCTCGTGCTGATCTCGCCACGACGCGGCGCTTCCGTACGCAACCTCTCGCTCCGCGACGTGGCCGAACTCTTCGACCTCCGGCTGAGCCTGGAGGTGTTCGCCGCGCGCAGGGCCGCGGAGGCATGCGCCGCCGGCCGCGGCGGTGAGCGGCTGCGGGAACTCATGGAAGCGGCCGAGGACGCCACCCGGCGCGGCGACACGCTGGAGATCCCCGCCGCCAACACCGCCCTGCACGCGGAGATCGTCGCGATGACCGGGAACCGGCTGCTGCAGGACGCCCTGCAGCCGTCGCTCGGCCTGGTGCAGTGGCTGTTCACCCTCACCGGCGGCCTCGAACCGCGCGTCCAGTGCACCGAGCACCAGGACATCTGCGCCGCGATCCACGCGGGCAAGCCCGACCTGGCCGATGCCCTCGCCTACGCACACATCGAGAGGGGCCGCGGCCCCTCCCTGACGGCCCTGGCCGAGGTGCTTCCGGCCGAGTGA
- a CDS encoding chlorohydrolase family protein yields the protein MRTRWRAIHILAHRDGGHALLRDGEIVWDGDTIVYVGRRYHGQVDEELDLGEALVMPGLIDLDALTDIDHLVLDSWASQETGGGLLWSQEYFTDRRHDVFTPAERATVREYALVQLALHGITTYMPIASEVHSAWAEPYDELVDMAETSRRIGLRGYLGPAYRSGVNVTLPDGSRGVEFDEERGRDGLRDAVRFLDHAAALDDPLVNGVLLPCRIETLTEELMRKTADVALRRDVLVRLHCLQGTTERNLVRELHGTTPLQLLERTGLLDTRLLVPHGIVIDRHPEVHGEDRGDLATLAAADVSVVHCPQTSLRYGQVLHSFGTYRRAGVNLCLGTDSFPPDLIRGMDLGVHLAKVADGRADAAPAEHYVEAATLGGARALGRTDLGRLEPGAQADLVAFRLDDIRDGVQDDPVRTFLLNGTARQATHSVVAGSPVMTDGRIPGIDPVNLRRRAQGLFDRMREAYSERDVLRRGARELFPPTFPLFEAGRS from the coding sequence GTGCGTACCCGCTGGCGCGCCATCCACATCCTCGCCCACCGCGACGGCGGGCACGCGCTGCTGCGCGACGGCGAGATCGTCTGGGACGGCGACACGATCGTGTACGTCGGCAGGCGGTACCACGGCCAGGTGGACGAGGAACTGGACCTCGGCGAGGCACTGGTGATGCCGGGCCTCATCGACCTGGACGCCCTCACCGACATCGACCACCTCGTCCTGGACTCCTGGGCGTCGCAGGAGACCGGCGGCGGACTCCTCTGGTCGCAGGAGTACTTCACCGACCGGCGGCATGACGTCTTCACACCGGCGGAGCGGGCCACCGTCCGCGAGTACGCGCTCGTCCAGCTCGCGCTGCACGGCATCACCACCTACATGCCCATCGCCTCGGAGGTCCACAGTGCCTGGGCCGAGCCGTACGACGAGCTCGTCGACATGGCGGAGACCTCCAGGCGGATCGGCCTGCGAGGCTATCTGGGGCCCGCCTACCGCTCAGGCGTCAATGTGACGCTGCCCGACGGCAGCCGCGGCGTGGAGTTCGACGAGGAGCGCGGCCGGGACGGGCTCCGGGACGCCGTGCGCTTCCTCGATCACGCGGCCGCACTGGACGACCCGCTGGTCAACGGTGTGCTGCTGCCGTGCCGCATCGAGACCCTCACCGAAGAGCTCATGCGGAAGACCGCCGACGTCGCGCTCCGCCGGGACGTCCTCGTACGGCTCCACTGCCTGCAGGGGACGACCGAACGGAACCTGGTGCGGGAGCTGCACGGCACCACCCCGCTCCAACTGCTCGAACGCACCGGGCTGCTGGACACCCGGCTCCTCGTACCGCACGGCATCGTGATCGACCGGCATCCCGAGGTGCACGGCGAGGACCGCGGCGACCTGGCGACGCTCGCGGCGGCGGACGTCTCGGTCGTCCACTGTCCGCAGACCTCCCTGCGCTACGGCCAGGTGCTGCACTCCTTCGGCACGTACCGGCGGGCAGGCGTCAACCTCTGCCTGGGCACCGACTCCTTCCCGCCGGACCTGATCCGGGGCATGGACCTCGGCGTCCACCTCGCCAAGGTCGCCGACGGACGCGCGGACGCGGCGCCCGCCGAGCACTACGTCGAGGCGGCCACCCTCGGCGGCGCCCGCGCGCTGGGCCGCACCGACCTGGGCCGGCTGGAGCCGGGAGCCCAGGCGGACCTGGTCGCGTTCCGGCTGGACGACATCCGCGACGGCGTCCAGGACGACCCCGTCCGGACCTTCCTGCTGAACGGCACCGCCCGGCAGGCCACCCACTCCGTCGTGGCGGGAAGCCCGGTCATGACCGACGGCCGGATCCCCGGCATCGACCCGGTGAACCTGCGTCGGCGCGCGCAGGGCCTGTTCGACCGGATGCGCGAGGCGTACAGCGAGCGCGACGTGCTCCGGCGCGGCGCCCGGGAGCTGTTCCCGCCGACGTTCCCGCTCTTCGAGGCGGGCCGCTCGTGA
- a CDS encoding ABC-F family ATP-binding cassette domain-containing protein, translating into MTATLVAKDLAAGHGDRTLFAGLDLVVAPGDVIGLVGVNGAGKSSLLRLLAGLDRPEEGELRLSPPTATVGHLPQEPERRAGETVREFLARRTGVAEAQAAMDEATQGLVDGTPGADDAYSETLERWLALGGADLDERAEEVAAELGLTVGLDLPMTALSGGQAARAGLASLLLSRYDVFLLDEPTNDLDLDGLERLERYVSGLRAGTVVISHDREFLMRTVTKVLELDLAQQQINLYGGGYAAYLEERERARMHAREEFEEYADKRAALEGRAQMQRSWMDKGVKNARRKATDSDKLGRKFRSESSEKQAAKARQTQRMIERLDVVEEPRKEWELRMEIAAAPRSGSVVATLREAQAVRGDFAFGPASLQIDWADRVAITGANGAGKSTLLAALLGRLPLDSGHAALGSGVVVGEVDQARKLFHGSESLLEAFCAAVPDTEPAEVRTLLAKFGLRADHVMRPATTLSPGERTRSALALLQGRGVNLLVLDEPTNHLDLPAIEQLESALDSYTGTLLLVTHDRRMLEAVRTTRRVEVAAGRVTEL; encoded by the coding sequence ATGACTGCCACCCTCGTCGCCAAGGACCTCGCCGCCGGACACGGCGACCGCACACTTTTCGCCGGACTCGACCTCGTCGTCGCGCCCGGTGACGTGATCGGTCTCGTCGGAGTCAACGGCGCCGGAAAATCGTCCCTGCTCCGGCTCCTCGCCGGGCTCGACCGGCCGGAGGAGGGCGAGCTGCGGCTCTCCCCGCCGACCGCCACCGTCGGCCACCTCCCGCAGGAGCCGGAACGGCGGGCCGGCGAGACCGTGCGGGAGTTCCTGGCCCGCCGCACCGGCGTCGCCGAGGCCCAGGCCGCCATGGACGAGGCCACGCAGGGCCTCGTCGACGGGACTCCGGGTGCGGACGACGCGTACTCCGAGACGCTGGAACGCTGGCTGGCCCTCGGCGGCGCCGACCTGGACGAGCGCGCCGAGGAGGTCGCCGCCGAGCTCGGGCTGACCGTCGGCCTCGACCTGCCGATGACCGCGCTCTCCGGCGGCCAGGCCGCCCGCGCGGGCCTCGCCTCCCTGCTGCTCTCCCGCTACGACGTCTTCCTGCTCGACGAGCCCACCAACGACCTCGACCTGGACGGCCTGGAGCGGCTGGAGCGCTATGTCTCGGGGCTCCGCGCGGGCACCGTGGTCATCAGCCACGACCGCGAATTCCTGATGCGCACGGTCACCAAGGTCCTCGAACTGGATCTGGCCCAGCAGCAGATCAATCTGTACGGCGGCGGCTACGCGGCCTACCTGGAGGAGCGCGAGCGCGCCCGCATGCACGCCCGCGAGGAGTTCGAGGAGTACGCCGACAAGCGCGCCGCCCTCGAAGGGCGCGCCCAGATGCAGCGCTCCTGGATGGACAAGGGCGTCAAGAACGCCCGCCGCAAGGCCACCGACTCCGACAAGCTCGGCCGCAAGTTCCGCAGCGAGTCGAGCGAGAAGCAGGCCGCGAAGGCCCGGCAGACCCAGCGCATGATCGAACGGCTCGATGTCGTCGAGGAACCGCGCAAGGAATGGGAACTGCGGATGGAGATCGCCGCCGCACCCCGCTCCGGCTCGGTCGTGGCCACCCTGCGCGAAGCGCAGGCCGTACGCGGTGACTTCGCCTTCGGCCCGGCGTCGCTGCAGATCGACTGGGCGGACCGGGTCGCCATCACCGGCGCCAACGGAGCGGGCAAGTCCACCCTGCTCGCCGCCCTGCTCGGCCGCCTCCCGCTGGACTCCGGCCACGCCGCGCTCGGCTCGGGCGTGGTGGTCGGTGAGGTCGACCAGGCGCGCAAGCTCTTCCACGGCTCGGAATCGCTCCTGGAGGCGTTCTGCGCCGCCGTGCCCGACACCGAACCGGCCGAAGTGCGCACGCTGCTCGCCAAGTTCGGCCTGCGCGCCGACCATGTGATGCGCCCCGCCACGACGCTCTCCCCCGGGGAGCGCACCCGGTCGGCGCTCGCCCTGCTCCAGGGCAGGGGCGTCAACCTCCTGGTGCTCGACGAGCCCACGAACCACCTCGATCTGCCCGCGATCGAGCAGCTGGAATCCGCGCTCGACTCGTACACCGGAACGCTGCTGCTGGTCACGCACGACCGACGGATGCTGGAAGCGGTACGGACCACCCGGCGGGTCGAAGTGGCGGCGGGAAGGGTGACGGAGCTCTGA